A genomic stretch from Limanda limanda chromosome 11, fLimLim1.1, whole genome shotgun sequence includes:
- the cacng6b gene encoding voltage-dependent calcium channel gamma-6 subunit — translation MWSNFFVQENDDGRIGVAAGGQGGGLGGKKGGRAQRRVPKMSDSQEGKIKLAFFVAIIGVTLTVLGMGTEFWAVLSQPKHFGGNHTCQMAHYGLWKGCIRTLLVADIDPERTTCGPAELPGESNCTYFKFFTSGENAVIFKKTTNKNLNLAAAILALLSLTMMVTGSICIGMSLSKGVPFFLKPAAFSFILSGVLVLFSILIFHQSVLALLDSDHSIPLHHELSWSVACVGSAGAALILGGVLFIILSLPFSPWQKCLPHKDSTT, via the exons ATGTGGTCCAACTTCTTTGTGCAGGAGAATGACGACGGTCGGATCGGGGTGGCCGCGGGTGGACAAGGTGGAGGACTGGGTGGGAAGAAGGGTGGACGGGCACAGAGGCGAGTCCCCAAGATGAGTGACAGCCAGGAGGGGAAGATCAAGCTGGCCTTCTTTGTGGCCATCATCGGCGTGACCCTGACGGTGTTGGGCATGGGGACAGAGTTCTGGGCGGTGCTGTCCCAACCAAAGCACTTCGGCGGCAACCACACCTGCCAGATGGCCCACTACGGCCTGTGGAAGGGCTGCATCCGCACCCTGTTGGTGGCTGACATCGACCCAGAGAGGACTACCTGCGGCCCTGCTGAACTACCTGGAG AATCCAACTGCACCTACTTCAAATTCTTCACCTCTGGGGAGAATGCAGTCATATTCAAGAAGACGACTAACAAGA ATCTGAATCTTGCAGCAGCCATCTTGGCCCTGTTGAGTCTGACCATGATGGTCACAGGCTCCATCTGTATCGGAATGTCTCTGAGCAAGGGAGTACCCTTCTTTCTCAAACCCGCCGCCTTCAGCTTCATCCTGTCAG GTGTGCTGGTTCTCTTCTCTATCCTGATATTCCACCAGTCAGTGCTGGCCTTGTTGGACAGTGATCACTCCATACCTCTGCACCACGAGCTGTCCTGGTCCGTGGCCTGCGTGGGCTCAGCGGGAGCCGCTCTCATTTTGGGAGgcgtcctcttcatcatcctctctcttcctttcagcCCCTGGCAGAAATGCTTGCCACACAAGGATAGCACCACCTAA